A genomic window from Bradyrhizobium lupini includes:
- a CDS encoding DUF1236 domain-containing protein, with protein sequence MKTRLAITFAAASLLASSAAFAQSTTEQGARDGARAGGDIGGPVGAMVGGTVGAAVGAGLEIPNAILGGIPRDDSVVVHERVVVGEPLPPTVVLRPVPNYTEYRYAVVNDRRVIVEPRTRRVVKIID encoded by the coding sequence ATGAAGACCCGTCTTGCGATTACGTTCGCTGCCGCGTCGCTGCTGGCGTCGAGTGCAGCCTTTGCCCAGTCGACGACCGAACAGGGCGCCAGGGACGGCGCTCGCGCGGGCGGCGACATCGGCGGCCCGGTCGGAGCGATGGTCGGTGGTACCGTCGGTGCGGCGGTCGGCGCTGGCCTGGAAATCCCGAATGCGATCCTCGGCGGAATTCCGCGCGATGATTCCGTCGTGGTCCACGAGCGCGTCGTGGTCGGCGAGCCACTGCCGCCGACCGTGGTGCTGCGGCCCGTGCCGAACTACACCGAATATCGCTATGCGGTCGTGAACGATCGCCGCGTGATCGTGGAGCCGCGCACGCGCCGCGTCGTTAAGATCATCGACTGA
- a CDS encoding 2-hydroxy-3-oxopropionate reductase: MIDIGFIGLGTMGRPMAGHLLAAGHRVLLHDVGPVAPELIAAGGVACKSSKEVAEEADAVIIMVPDTPHVEAVLFGNDGVAGGISKGKIVVDMSSISPLATKEFAKKIEALGADYLDAPVSGGEVGAKAASLTIMVGGPERAFNSMKPIFDRMGKNVTRVGANGDGQTTKVANQIIVALTIEAVSEALLFASKAGADPALVRQALMGGFASSRILEVHGERMVKRNFDPGFRIELHQKDLNLALEGARALGLSLPSTALAQQLFSSCTAHGGKGWDHSAMVRALELMAGHEIAAA; the protein is encoded by the coding sequence ATGATCGACATCGGCTTTATCGGACTTGGCACCATGGGACGGCCGATGGCCGGTCATCTTCTGGCCGCAGGCCATCGCGTTCTCCTGCACGATGTCGGGCCGGTCGCACCCGAGCTGATCGCCGCCGGCGGCGTTGCCTGCAAGTCAAGCAAGGAGGTTGCGGAGGAAGCGGATGCGGTCATCATCATGGTGCCCGATACGCCGCATGTGGAGGCCGTGCTGTTTGGCAATGACGGCGTCGCGGGCGGCATTTCCAAGGGCAAGATCGTGGTCGACATGAGCTCGATCTCACCGCTGGCGACCAAGGAGTTTGCGAAGAAGATCGAGGCGCTCGGCGCGGATTATCTCGACGCACCGGTGTCAGGCGGGGAGGTCGGTGCCAAGGCGGCAAGCCTCACCATCATGGTCGGTGGCCCCGAGCGCGCCTTCAACAGCATGAAGCCGATCTTCGACAGGATGGGAAAGAACGTCACCCGCGTCGGCGCCAATGGCGACGGCCAGACGACGAAGGTCGCCAACCAGATCATCGTCGCGTTGACGATCGAGGCGGTCAGCGAAGCGCTGCTGTTCGCGTCGAAAGCCGGTGCGGATCCGGCACTGGTGCGGCAGGCCCTGATGGGCGGCTTTGCGTCGTCGCGGATTCTCGAAGTGCATGGCGAGCGCATGGTGAAGCGCAATTTCGATCCCGGTTTCCGCATCGAGCTGCACCAGAAGGATCTCAACCTCGCGCTTGAAGGCGCCCGCGCGCTCGGCCTGTCGCTGCCGAGCACGGCACTGGCGCAGCAATTGTTCTCGTCTTGCACCGCACATGGCGGCAAGGGTTGGGATCACTCGGCAATGGTGCGTGCGCTGGAACTGATGGCAGGGCACGAGATCGCCGCAGCCTGA
- the hyi gene encoding hydroxypyruvate isomerase, translating to MPKFAANLTMLFNEMPFVDRFAGAKAAGFSGVEYLFPYDFDKAQLREQLDSHGLTQVLHNLPAGNWAAGERGIAILPDRVSEFRDGVFRAIDYAKALDCEQLNCLVGIAPVDADPRELNETLVGNLRFAASTLARENIKLLVEPINTLDIPGFFLNGTEQAVQLISEVRSNNLFIQYDIYHMQIMEGDLARTMQEYLPQIAHIQLADNPGRHEPGTGEINYPFLFRHLDAIGYRGWIGCEYKPRTTTLDGLSWHAAQTFET from the coding sequence ATGCCGAAATTCGCTGCGAACCTCACCATGCTCTTCAACGAAATGCCGTTCGTGGACCGCTTCGCCGGGGCCAAAGCGGCGGGCTTTTCCGGGGTCGAGTACCTCTTCCCCTATGATTTCGACAAGGCGCAGTTGCGCGAGCAGCTCGACAGCCATGGGCTGACGCAGGTGCTGCACAATCTGCCGGCCGGCAATTGGGCCGCGGGCGAGCGCGGCATCGCGATCCTGCCGGATCGCGTCAGCGAGTTCAGGGACGGCGTGTTTCGTGCCATCGACTATGCCAAGGCGCTCGATTGCGAGCAGCTCAACTGTCTCGTCGGCATCGCGCCCGTCGATGCCGATCCGCGTGAGCTCAACGAAACGCTGGTCGGGAACCTGCGCTTTGCGGCGTCGACCCTGGCGCGGGAGAACATCAAGCTTCTGGTCGAGCCGATCAACACGCTCGACATTCCCGGCTTCTTCCTGAACGGCACCGAGCAGGCCGTGCAGCTGATCTCCGAGGTGCGCTCGAACAATCTGTTCATCCAGTACGATATCTACCACATGCAGATCATGGAGGGCGACCTCGCCCGTACCATGCAGGAATATCTCCCGCAGATTGCGCACATCCAGCTCGCCGATAATCCCGGCCGCCACGAGCCCGGCACGGGCGAGATCAACTATCCCTTCCTGTTCCGCCATCTCGACGCGATCGGGTATCGCGGCTGGATCGGTTGCGAATACAAGCCGCGCACCACGACGCTGGACGGCCTGTCCTGGCACGCGGCGCAGACTTTCGAGACCTGA
- the gcl gene encoding glyoxylate carboligase, which yields MAKMRAIDAAVRILEKEGISTAFGVPGAAINPLYSALKKRGSIRHILARHVEGASHMAEGYTRAKAGNIGVCIGTSGPAGTDMITGLYSAIADSIPILCITGQAPRARLYKEDFQAVDIESIAKPVTKWAVTVREPALVPRVFSQAFHVMRSGRPGPVLIDMPLDVQLAEIEFDDETYEPLPVYKPTATRKQVEKALEMLNAAERPLIVAGGGVINADASDLLVEFAEIANVPVVPTLMGWGAIPDDHVLMAGMVGLQTSHRYGNATMLESDFVLGIGNRWANRHTGSVETYTKGRTFVHVDIEPTQIGRVFNPDLGIVSDAKAALELFVTVAREWRRSGRLRERQAWPAACRDRKKTMLRKSHFDNVPIKPQRVYEEMTKAFGRDTCYVSVIGLSQIAGAQFLGVYKPRNWINAGQAGPLGWTLPAALGVRAACPDRDIVALSGDYDFQFLIEELAVGAQFNLPYIHVVVNNSYLGLIRQAQRGFDMDYHVQLSFENINAPELGGYGVDHVAVAEGLGCKAIRVTDPKDSQAAFATAREWTAKHRVPVMVEFILERVTNIAMGTEIDNIVEFEEVLDLPLDEVATARPGVLQPAE from the coding sequence ATGGCGAAGATGCGAGCCATCGATGCTGCCGTGCGAATTCTGGAGAAGGAGGGCATCTCGACTGCCTTCGGCGTTCCCGGGGCCGCGATCAATCCGCTTTACTCGGCGCTGAAGAAGCGCGGCTCGATCCGCCATATCCTGGCGCGCCATGTCGAGGGTGCCTCGCACATGGCCGAGGGCTATACGCGGGCCAAGGCCGGCAATATCGGCGTCTGCATCGGCACCTCGGGGCCGGCCGGGACCGACATGATCACCGGGCTCTATTCCGCGATCGCTGATTCCATCCCGATCCTCTGCATCACCGGGCAGGCGCCGCGCGCGCGGCTCTACAAGGAGGATTTCCAAGCCGTCGACATCGAGTCGATCGCAAAGCCCGTGACCAAATGGGCGGTGACGGTGCGCGAGCCGGCGCTGGTGCCCCGCGTGTTCAGCCAGGCGTTTCACGTGATGCGCTCGGGAAGGCCCGGCCCGGTGCTGATCGACATGCCGCTCGACGTGCAGCTCGCCGAGATCGAGTTCGACGACGAGACCTATGAGCCATTGCCGGTCTACAAGCCGACCGCGACCCGCAAGCAGGTCGAGAAGGCGCTGGAGATGCTCAATGCGGCCGAACGGCCGCTGATCGTCGCGGGCGGCGGCGTGATCAATGCCGACGCCTCGGATCTGCTGGTGGAATTCGCCGAGATTGCCAACGTGCCGGTCGTGCCGACGCTGATGGGCTGGGGGGCCATCCCCGACGACCACGTGCTGATGGCCGGCATGGTCGGTCTTCAGACCAGTCACCGTTACGGCAATGCCACCATGCTCGAATCCGATTTCGTGCTCGGCATCGGCAATCGCTGGGCCAACCGCCACACCGGCTCGGTCGAGACCTACACCAAGGGGCGCACCTTCGTGCATGTCGACATCGAGCCGACGCAGATCGGGCGCGTGTTCAATCCCGATCTCGGCATCGTCTCGGACGCGAAGGCCGCTCTCGAACTCTTCGTCACCGTCGCCAGGGAGTGGCGCCGGTCCGGCAGGTTGCGCGAGCGCCAGGCGTGGCCCGCTGCCTGCCGCGACCGGAAGAAGACAATGTTGCGCAAGAGCCATTTCGATAACGTCCCGATCAAGCCCCAGCGCGTCTACGAGGAGATGACCAAGGCGTTTGGCCGTGACACCTGCTACGTCTCCGTGATCGGCCTGTCGCAGATCGCCGGCGCGCAGTTCCTGGGCGTCTACAAGCCGCGCAACTGGATCAATGCCGGGCAGGCGGGCCCGCTCGGCTGGACGCTACCCGCGGCGCTCGGCGTGCGCGCGGCGTGTCCGGATCGTGATATCGTCGCGCTCTCAGGCGACTACGATTTCCAATTCCTGATCGAGGAGCTCGCAGTTGGGGCGCAATTCAATCTGCCCTACATCCACGTCGTCGTGAACAATTCCTATCTCGGCCTGATCCGCCAAGCCCAGCGCGGCTTCGACATGGACTATCACGTCCAGCTCTCGTTCGAGAACATCAACGCGCCTGAGCTCGGCGGCTACGGTGTCGATCACGTCGCTGTCGCCGAAGGGCTCGGCTGCAAGGCGATCCGCGTCACCGACCCGAAGGACTCGCAGGCGGCGTTCGCGACCGCGCGCGAATGGACGGCCAAGCATCGCGTGCCTGTGATGGTCGAGTTCATCCTCGAACGCGTCACCAACATCGCGATGGGCACCGAGATCGACAACATCGTCGAGTTCGAGGAGGTGCTGGATCTGCCGCTCGACGAGGTCGCGACAGCGAGGCCCGGCGTGCTGCAGCCGGCGGAATAG
- a CDS encoding adenine deaminase — translation MTRLARFAVAPLHSMTRRLADVASARVAPDLVVTGARVLSTYSERIHANREIWITGGRIAAMKPAGAAKNVFGDVPVYDAAGGIIAPGLVDPHIHIESSMVTACAYAEAALLNGTTTIFCDSHEIGNVMDVVGVEAMLEDAREAPLSIFLTVPSTVPATSAALETAGGDLTPDKIAGLFDRWPEAVGLGEKMDFVPVTMGDERSHAILAAALKRGRPVSGHIYGRDFVAAYAASGITDTHEAIDRDIADDLLDAGVWVFLRGGPPTTPWHSLPQAIRTITELGASHKRTAVCTDDRDADDLLLFGLDWVVREAVKAGMSPEQAWSMGSLHGATRFNMDSDIGGLGGGRRADLVLMDDNLKPQCTWYGGELVVENRKITPKLEQALSQRYQYPQAAYATVKLPEKVKLTPELPAKACTVNAIKTALPGITLIHEKIAIEPAKDWPSLFARYGLCFVTVVERHGKSAGNVAYGLLKDFGLKRGAVASSVGHDSHNIIVAGTNEADMQVAVAAIKEQQGAVCLVAEGKVRALVPLPIAGLLSDKRVTEVAEEVKALKKEWAEAGCTIPYMGFNLIPLSVIPEIRITDKGLVLVPQMQLAPLFE, via the coding sequence ATGACCAGACTTGCCCGCTTCGCCGTCGCACCGCTGCATTCGATGACCCGGCGTCTCGCCGATGTGGCCTCGGCGCGTGTCGCGCCGGATCTCGTCGTCACCGGCGCGCGGGTGCTCTCGACCTATTCGGAGCGCATCCATGCGAACCGCGAAATCTGGATCACCGGCGGCCGCATTGCTGCGATGAAGCCGGCCGGCGCTGCGAAGAATGTCTTCGGCGACGTGCCGGTTTACGACGCGGCGGGCGGCATCATCGCGCCGGGGCTGGTCGATCCGCACATCCACATCGAATCCTCGATGGTGACGGCCTGCGCCTATGCCGAGGCCGCCCTGCTCAACGGCACCACCACAATCTTCTGCGACAGCCACGAGATCGGCAACGTCATGGACGTCGTCGGCGTCGAGGCGATGCTGGAGGACGCACGCGAGGCTCCGCTCTCGATCTTCCTGACGGTGCCCTCGACGGTTCCTGCGACTTCGGCCGCACTGGAGACTGCGGGCGGCGATCTGACGCCCGACAAGATCGCCGGCCTGTTCGACCGTTGGCCGGAAGCCGTCGGGCTCGGCGAGAAGATGGATTTCGTGCCTGTCACCATGGGCGATGAGCGAAGCCACGCCATCCTCGCTGCCGCCCTGAAGCGCGGCCGGCCGGTGTCCGGCCATATCTATGGCCGCGACTTCGTTGCGGCCTATGCGGCGAGCGGCATCACCGACACCCATGAGGCGATCGACCGCGACATCGCCGACGATCTGCTCGATGCCGGGGTCTGGGTGTTCCTGCGCGGGGGACCGCCGACCACGCCCTGGCACTCGCTGCCGCAGGCGATCCGGACCATCACCGAGCTCGGCGCCTCGCACAAGCGCACGGCCGTGTGCACCGACGATCGCGACGCCGACGATCTCCTGCTGTTCGGTCTCGACTGGGTGGTGCGCGAAGCCGTGAAAGCAGGGATGTCGCCGGAGCAGGCCTGGTCGATGGGCTCGCTGCATGGCGCGACGCGCTTCAACATGGACAGCGATATCGGCGGGCTCGGCGGCGGGCGCCGCGCCGATCTGGTGCTGATGGACGACAATCTGAAGCCGCAATGCACCTGGTATGGCGGCGAACTCGTGGTCGAAAACCGAAAAATCACGCCGAAGCTCGAGCAGGCGCTGTCGCAGCGCTATCAATATCCGCAGGCGGCCTATGCGACGGTGAAGCTGCCCGAGAAGGTCAAGCTGACGCCGGAGCTGCCGGCGAAGGCCTGCACTGTCAACGCGATCAAGACCGCGTTGCCCGGCATCACGCTGATCCATGAGAAGATCGCGATCGAGCCCGCAAAGGACTGGCCCTCACTGTTCGCCCGCTACGGCCTATGCTTCGTCACGGTGGTCGAACGCCACGGCAAGTCGGCCGGCAATGTCGCCTACGGCCTGTTGAAGGACTTTGGACTGAAGCGCGGCGCGGTCGCCTCCAGCGTCGGGCACGACAGCCACAACATCATCGTTGCCGGCACCAACGAGGCCGATATGCAGGTCGCGGTCGCCGCCATCAAGGAGCAACAGGGCGCCGTCTGCCTCGTCGCCGAGGGCAAGGTGAGGGCGCTAGTGCCGCTGCCGATCGCTGGGCTCTTGTCCGACAAGCGCGTCACGGAGGTGGCGGAAGAGGTCAAGGCGCTGAAGAAGGAATGGGCGGAGGCCGGCTGCACCATCCCCTACATGGGTTTCAATCTGATTCCGCTATCGGTCATTCCGGAAATTCGTATCACCGACAAGGGCCTCGTGCTGGTGCCGCAGATGCAGCTGGCGCCGCTGTTCGAGTGA
- a CDS encoding NYN domain-containing protein has protein sequence MPSELRSPRLAVLIDADNASAKIADGLFEEIAKIGEASVRRIYGDFSNARSRGWADILSKHAIIPQQQFAYTTGKNASDITLVIDAMDLLHSGRFDGFCLVSSDSDFTRLAARIREQGIDVFGFGEQKTPESFRQACRRFVYTENLLAAPANTQDAASRSTSLQPLDAATPIIKKVITQMESEDGWVTLGEVGRQLANLASDFDPRTFGFRKLSDLVRKTNAFEIDEQNGRSMRIRVKPAAAPAPRRRNSRRPGRPAAAGASPPKA, from the coding sequence ATGCCGTCAGAGCTCCGTTCGCCCCGTCTCGCTGTCCTGATCGATGCAGACAATGCTTCGGCAAAGATCGCCGATGGGCTGTTCGAGGAGATTGCCAAGATCGGCGAGGCCAGCGTTCGCCGCATCTACGGCGACTTCTCCAATGCCAGGTCGAGGGGCTGGGCCGACATCCTGTCCAAACACGCCATCATCCCGCAGCAGCAGTTCGCCTATACGACGGGGAAGAATGCCTCCGACATCACGCTGGTCATCGACGCAATGGACCTGCTTCACAGCGGCCGGTTCGATGGCTTTTGCCTGGTGTCGTCGGACAGCGATTTCACCCGTCTGGCCGCCCGCATCCGGGAGCAGGGCATCGACGTCTTTGGGTTCGGCGAACAGAAGACGCCGGAGAGCTTCCGGCAGGCCTGTCGAAGGTTCGTCTACACGGAGAACTTGCTTGCCGCCCCAGCGAACACCCAGGACGCCGCCTCGAGATCGACGTCGCTTCAGCCGCTCGATGCCGCAACCCCCATCATCAAGAAGGTCATCACCCAGATGGAGAGCGAGGACGGCTGGGTGACGCTCGGGGAAGTTGGCCGCCAGCTCGCCAATCTCGCGTCCGATTTCGATCCGCGAACGTTTGGCTTCCGCAAGCTGAGTGACCTCGTGCGCAAGACGAATGCGTTCGAGATTGACGAGCAGAACGGGAGGTCGATGCGGATTCGGGTCAAGCCCGCTGCCGCACCGGCCCCGCGACGACGGAACTCGCGCAGACCTGGGAGGCCCGCGGCGGCAGGCGCTTCTCCGCCTAAAGCGTAA
- a CDS encoding tripartite tricarboxylate transporter permease: METFAALAHGMAVAVQPMNLLYALIGVFLGTAVGVLPGIGPALTVALLLPVTYKLDPGGSLIMFAGIYYGGMYGGSTTAILINTPGESASMATALEGNKMAKAGRGGPALATSAIGSFVAGTIATIGLAFLAPWLVDFAVRFGPEDYFALMCVAFVTVSATFGDSPIRGLTSLFIGLTLGLVGIDKLTGQARLAFGVPELLDGVEVTTLAVGLFAVGEALYVASRRHHTEEKLEPVRGSLWMTKEDWKRSWKPWLRGTMFGFPIGALPAGGAEIPTFLSYSCEKRLTKYPEEFGKGAIEGVAGPEAANNASAAGTLVPLLTLGLPTSATAAMMLAGFQQYGLNPGPLLFAERPDLVWGLIASLFIANCMLLVLNLPLVGLWVRLLAIPQPWLYAGILVFATMGTIAAKPSVVELSMLAGFGVLGFLMRRFDFPIAPVVVGLILGPIAESQLRRALAISLGDPMTLLQSPISATLLALAFIALLAPFVLKGMGRFKANED; the protein is encoded by the coding sequence ATGGAAACTTTCGCGGCGCTGGCCCACGGCATGGCGGTCGCCGTCCAGCCGATGAATCTCCTCTACGCCCTGATCGGCGTATTCCTCGGCACCGCCGTGGGCGTGCTGCCCGGCATCGGCCCGGCGTTGACGGTCGCGCTGCTGCTGCCGGTGACGTACAAGCTCGATCCTGGCGGTTCGCTGATCATGTTTGCCGGCATCTATTACGGCGGCATGTATGGCGGATCGACTACGGCCATCTTGATCAACACGCCCGGCGAGAGCGCCTCGATGGCGACGGCGCTCGAAGGCAACAAGATGGCCAAGGCCGGCCGCGGCGGGCCGGCGCTCGCGACCTCCGCGATCGGCTCCTTCGTCGCCGGCACCATCGCCACCATCGGGCTTGCCTTTCTCGCGCCGTGGTTGGTCGATTTCGCCGTGCGCTTTGGCCCGGAGGATTATTTCGCGCTGATGTGCGTCGCCTTCGTCACGGTGTCGGCGACCTTCGGCGATTCCCCGATCCGCGGCCTGACCAGCCTGTTTATTGGTCTGACATTAGGTCTCGTCGGTATCGACAAGCTGACCGGTCAGGCGCGGCTTGCGTTCGGGGTGCCCGAGCTGCTCGACGGCGTCGAGGTGACGACGCTCGCGGTCGGCCTGTTCGCGGTGGGCGAGGCGCTCTACGTCGCATCGCGCCGCCACCACACCGAAGAGAAGCTCGAGCCGGTGCGCGGCTCGCTGTGGATGACCAAGGAAGACTGGAAGCGATCGTGGAAGCCGTGGTTGCGCGGCACCATGTTCGGCTTCCCAATCGGTGCGCTGCCTGCCGGCGGCGCGGAGATCCCGACTTTCCTGTCCTATTCCTGCGAGAAGCGACTGACCAAATACCCCGAAGAATTCGGCAAGGGCGCGATCGAAGGTGTCGCAGGACCGGAGGCCGCCAACAACGCTTCGGCTGCCGGCACGCTGGTGCCGCTCTTGACGTTGGGATTGCCGACCTCGGCGACGGCCGCGATGATGCTGGCGGGCTTCCAGCAATACGGCCTCAACCCGGGGCCGCTGCTGTTCGCTGAGCGGCCCGACCTCGTGTGGGGCCTGATCGCGAGCCTGTTCATCGCCAATTGCATGCTGCTGGTGCTCAATCTGCCGCTGGTTGGCCTATGGGTGCGGCTGCTGGCGATCCCGCAGCCGTGGCTCTATGCCGGCATCCTCGTGTTCGCGACCATGGGCACCATCGCCGCAAAGCCGTCGGTGGTCGAACTGTCGATGCTGGCCGGCTTCGGCGTGCTCGGCTTTCTGATGCGGCGGTTCGATTTTCCGATCGCGCCCGTCGTGGTCGGCCTGATTCTCGGCCCGATCGCCGAGAGCCAGCTGCGTCGCGCGCTCGCGATCAGTCTCGGCGATCCCATGACGTTGCTCCAGAGCCCGATCTCGGCGACGCTGCTTGCGCTGGCGTTCATCGCGCTGCTGGCACCCTTCGTGCTGAAAGGGATGGGACGCTTCAAGGCGAACGAGGACTAG
- a CDS encoding tripartite tricarboxylate transporter TctB family protein: MTSGDPVQPPRRVDRAGVVIAALLAGLAAVLVWDAHGLQSTAMYGMGPEAMPVVIASGLALLAIGNLVDALRGGLPARESADPVPVVLILAGLALLIAIIGFGGGFILATSALFVTTSAAFGRRAVLVDSAIALVMSTLIYLAFDRLLTLSLPAGPLERLL, from the coding sequence ATGACCTCAGGCGATCCCGTCCAGCCACCGCGGCGCGTCGATCGCGCCGGCGTCGTCATCGCCGCGCTGCTCGCAGGTCTTGCCGCGGTGCTGGTCTGGGATGCGCACGGCCTGCAATCGACCGCGATGTACGGGATGGGGCCGGAAGCCATGCCGGTCGTGATCGCCTCCGGCCTCGCGCTGCTCGCGATCGGCAATCTCGTTGACGCGCTGCGCGGCGGTCTGCCAGCGCGCGAGAGCGCAGATCCCGTGCCTGTGGTCTTGATCCTCGCCGGCCTTGCGCTGCTGATTGCCATCATCGGCTTCGGCGGCGGGTTCATCCTGGCGACGTCGGCGCTGTTCGTCACGACCTCGGCGGCATTTGGGCGCCGGGCTGTCCTCGTCGATTCCGCCATCGCCCTCGTGATGTCGACCCTCATTTACCTCGCGTTCGACCGCCTGTTGACGTTGAGTCTTCCGGCCGGCCCCCTGGAGCGACTGCTGTGA
- a CDS encoding tripartite tricarboxylate transporter substrate binding protein yields the protein MFQLPARLVGAAVALTLAAATPAFAQQLELKLMAPAAPGGGWDQTARSMQQALVAAGVARSVQVTNVPGAGGSVGIAQFVNGAKGDGNQLMVNGFVMVGALAMNKSPVTLEQVTPIARLTEEIQVIVVPANSPIKTAQDLAAAVKADIAKVTFAGGSAGGVDHVMAALFAGAVGADAKKINYIPFSGGGESLAAILGAKVTAGISGLSEYDGQIKSGKLRAIGVTSEKRIPGSDIPTFKEQGIDLVIANWRSVVAPPGITPEQRKTLSDAVEKMVKSDAWKDILKQKGWEDAYLGGDAFADFLKKETVRVTDVLRSVGLVKS from the coding sequence ATGTTTCAACTTCCCGCGCGCCTCGTCGGCGCAGCCGTCGCGCTGACCCTTGCGGCAGCCACGCCGGCCTTTGCCCAGCAGCTCGAGCTCAAGCTGATGGCACCTGCGGCGCCGGGCGGTGGTTGGGACCAGACCGCGCGCTCGATGCAGCAGGCGCTGGTCGCTGCCGGCGTCGCACGCAGCGTGCAGGTCACCAACGTTCCCGGCGCAGGCGGCAGTGTCGGCATCGCGCAGTTCGTCAACGGCGCCAAGGGCGACGGCAACCAGCTGATGGTCAACGGCTTCGTCATGGTGGGCGCGCTCGCCATGAACAAATCACCCGTCACGCTCGAGCAGGTGACGCCGATCGCGCGCCTCACCGAGGAAATCCAGGTGATCGTGGTGCCGGCGAATTCTCCGATCAAGACCGCGCAGGATCTGGCCGCAGCGGTGAAGGCCGACATCGCCAAAGTGACCTTCGCCGGGGGCTCGGCCGGTGGCGTCGATCATGTGATGGCAGCATTGTTCGCCGGCGCCGTTGGCGCCGACGCGAAGAAGATCAACTACATCCCGTTCTCGGGCGGCGGCGAGTCGCTCGCCGCCATTCTCGGCGCGAAGGTCACTGCCGGCATTTCCGGCCTCAGCGAATATGATGGGCAGATCAAGTCGGGCAAGCTGCGCGCGATCGGCGTGACCTCGGAGAAACGCATTCCAGGCAGCGACATCCCGACCTTCAAGGAGCAGGGCATCGACCTCGTGATCGCCAACTGGCGTTCGGTGGTCGCGCCTCCCGGAATCACGCCGGAGCAGCGCAAGACGCTGAGCGACGCGGTCGAGAAGATGGTGAAGTCGGACGCCTGGAAAGACATTCTCAAGCAGAAGGGCTGGGAGGATGCCTATCTCGGCGGCGACGCCTTCGCCGACTTCCTGAAGAAAGAAACGGTGCGTGTGACGGACGTGCTGAGATCAGTCGGCCTGGTCAAGTCATGA
- a CDS encoding IclR family transcriptional regulator: MGRNVIRRKSIEPRSPSAADRDARDGGVQSVDRALSILETLSEDDEGYRLSDLAVRTGLSASTVHRLLATLESRRFVQFDRAESKWHVGVRSFTVGASFARRRNFSAQAIPYLRKLRDLTRETANLAVVDDEFIIVLTRMESREIMRSLTQVGGRVPMVTSGVGKAVLATYSDEDVGAVIRHHGMPRLTEKSIVRPSDLFKELEKIRKQGYALDDEEACMGLRCVAAVVYNACAEPLAAISVSGMTSRLTDQRLPEIGQIVRDVAAELTAALGGAIPTPR, from the coding sequence ATGGGCAGGAACGTGATCCGGCGCAAATCGATCGAGCCCCGATCGCCATCGGCGGCCGATCGCGACGCGCGCGACGGCGGCGTGCAGTCCGTCGATCGCGCGCTGTCGATCCTCGAGACATTGTCCGAAGACGACGAAGGCTATCGCCTCAGCGATCTCGCCGTCCGCACCGGGCTCTCGGCCTCGACCGTGCATCGCCTGCTGGCGACGCTGGAAAGCCGCCGCTTCGTGCAGTTCGACCGCGCCGAATCCAAATGGCATGTCGGCGTGCGCAGCTTCACGGTGGGCGCGAGCTTTGCGCGGCGGCGCAATTTCAGTGCCCAGGCCATTCCTTACTTGCGCAAGCTGCGTGATCTTACCCGCGAGACCGCCAATCTCGCCGTGGTCGACGACGAGTTCATCATCGTGCTGACCCGGATGGAGAGCCGCGAGATCATGCGCTCGCTGACCCAAGTCGGCGGCCGCGTTCCGATGGTGACCTCCGGCGTCGGCAAGGCGGTGCTCGCGACCTATTCCGACGAGGACGTCGGCGCCGTCATCCGCCATCACGGCATGCCACGCCTGACCGAGAAATCGATCGTGCGGCCGAGCGACCTGTTCAAGGAGCTCGAAAAGATCCGCAAGCAAGGCTACGCGCTGGATGATGAAGAGGCCTGCATGGGTCTGCGCTGCGTTGCAGCGGTGGTCTACAACGCCTGCGCCGAGCCGCTTGCTGCGATTTCGGTGTCCGGCATGACCAGCCGGCTGACCGATCAGCGGTTACCGGAAATCGGGCAAATCGTCCGTGATGTTGCCGCCGAACTGACGGCAGCGCTCGGCGGGGCAATTCCGACGCCCCGCTAA